The following is a genomic window from Rhizobium sp. NRK18.
ACCATGGAGGCGCGGCCGTTGAACCAGTCGATCTTGCCGGAGACGATGACCGTTTCGCCCTCGGGCAGAGACTTTTCCAGCCAGGAGGACTTGGCATGGAAGAAGACGAGCGTCAGTTCGCCGGTGTCGTCGTGCAGATAGACGCGGTAGGGCACGTTCGAGCGGCTGTTCGGCGGCGGCTGATGACGGTCGACGCGCCCCGTCACCGTGACGATCGCGCCTTGCGGCGCCAGCGCGATTCCCGGCTGCTTGCGCCGGTCGATGAGGGCGTAGGGCGCGTGAAACAGCACGTCGATGACGCGGCAGTCGTCTGCATCCTCACGGCCGAACAGCCGCGCCAGCGTGTCGGCGAGTTTCGGGCCGACGCCGGCAAGCGATGAAACGGAAGCAAAGAGGGGGTCGAGGAGGGCCGGGCGCATGGCACGAAAAGAGACGACATTCGCGCCATTTGCAAGGCTGACATTTGCGAAATCACCGTCTATAGAAGCGTCAAACGAAAGGTTCCGCTCATGACCGGTCTCTCCCGCACCAGCGCCGATCTCGATCCCCGCCGCCGCCGCATCCTGTTTCGCTGCTGGCACCGCGGCATTCGCGAAATGGATCTGGTGCTCGGCCAGTTTGCCGAAGAGAACATTGGCGACCTCTCCGACGATCAGCTCGACGAGCTCGAGGTGATCATGAAGGAGGAGGACAATGATCTGGTGAAATGGGTGACCGGCGCGGAGGCGACGCCCGAACGGATGCTGACGCCCTTGTTTTCCAAAATCTGTTCCTATGTTCCGGATTTCGATCCGAAGACAGCCCCTTGAGAATTTCCGTAAGGTCCCATGATACCCGGTTTTGATGCCAAGAGACTGGCGGAAGACGCCTCCGCCCTGACCGTCGGCAATGTGCCTTCCGGCATGGAGCCGCTGCTGATCGCCGAACTGGCGCGCACCGGCAAGCCCGTGGCCTATGTCGTCTCCGACGGACAGGTGGTCAGCGATCTCGAACAGATGCTCGGCTTCTTTGCGCCGGAAATTCCTATCCTGAGTCTGCCGGCCTGGGACTGTCTGCCCTACGACCGGGTGTCACCGAGCGCTGACACGTCTGCCCGCCGTCTGTCCGCACTGGCCGGGCTCGTGGCGCATCAGAAGAAGCCGCATGCGGCGATCGTGCTGGTCACCGTCAATGCCATGCTGCAGCGTCTGACGCCGGCGCCGGTGATCGAGAGCCTGACCTTCTCGGCAAGACCCGGAAATCAGATCCGGATGGAAGCGATTGCCGACCGGCTGGCGGCGAACGGCTTCGAGCGCGTGCCGACGGTGCGCGAGGTCGGCGAATTCGCCGTGCGCGGCGGCATTCTCGACGTCTATGTGCCGGGCGCGGACGAGCCGGTGCGGCTCGACTTCTTCGGCGATACGCTGGAATCGATCCGCTCCTTCGATCCGGCCAGCCAGCGTACCACCGGCCAGGCAAAGTCGCTCGACCTCAACCCGATGAGCGAAGTGAGCCTGACGCCGGAGACGATCAGCCGCTTCCGGAAGAATTATCTGAGCCTGTTCGGCGCGGCCACCCGCGACGATGCGCTCTATGCGGCGATCTCCGAAGGGCGACGATATGCCGGCATGGAGCATTGGCTGCCGCTGTTCCACGACGAGCTTTCGACAGTCTTTGATTACCTTTCCGGCTTCCGCATCGTCACCGATCATACGGCGTTGCAGGCGGCCGAGGAGCGCTTCAAGCTGATCGAGGACTATTACGACGCGCGGCGGACGACCGGCGATTCCGGCAAGGCCGGCTTTTCGCAAGGCACGCCTTACAAGCCGGTGCCGCCGGACATGCTTTATCTCGGTGCCGATCAGTTCAAGGCCGGTCTGGACGCCTTTGGCGCCATCCGCCTGTCGCCCTTCAACGAGCATGAGGGCGAAACGCGGCCCGTCGTCAATCTCGACGCCCATGCCGGACCGCGCTGGGCAACCTCGGCTCTGGAAGCGAAAGCGGAAACCGACCGCGTCAATGTCTTCGACATCGCCGTCAAGCATATCGCCGACAAGCGCGCCAAGGGTTCGAAGGTGCTTATCGCCGGCTGGTCGGAAGGCTCCCTCGATCGTCTGCTGCAGGTGCTGGACGAGCATGGGCTCGAGAAGATCAAGCCGATCGAGAGCTTCAAGGAACTCGGGCAGCTGAAGAAGGGTGAGGCGGCCTCGACCGTTCTGAGCCTTGAATCCGGTTTCGAGGTGGGCGACGTCGCCATCATCGGCGAGCAGGATATTCTCGGCGACCGCATGGTGCGCCGCTCCAAGCGGCGCAAGCGCGGCGCGGACTTCATCTCCGAGGTGGCGGGGCTGGAGGAGGGCGCGCTCGTCGTCCACGCCCAGCACGGCATCGGCCGCTTCGTGGGGCTGGAAACCATCCAGGCCGCCGGCGCGCCGCATGCCTGCCTGCTCTTGCACTATGCCGACGAGGCCAAGCTCTATCTGCCGGTCGAAAATATCGAACTTCTGTCGCGCTACGGCTCGTCGGACGGGTCGGATGCGCAGCTCGACAAGCTCGGTGGCGTCGCGTGGCAGGCGCGCAAGGCGAAGCTGAAGAAGCGGCTCCTCGACATGGCGGGCGCATTGATCCGCATCGCAGCGGAACGGGTGACGCGTCATGCGCCGGCGCTCGTTGCGCCGGATGGCATTTACGACGAGTTCGCGGCCCGCTTCCCCTATGACGAGACGGAAGACCAGTTAAACGCCATCGAGGCGGTGCGCGAGGATCTCGGCGCCGGAAAGCCGATGGACCGTCTGATCTGCGGCGATGTCGGCTTCGGCAAGACGGAAGTGGCATTGCGCGCGGCCTTCATTGCCGCAATGAACGGCGTCCAGGTGGCGGTCGTCGTGCCGACGACGCTGCTCGCCCGCCAGCATTTCAAGACCTTCTCCGAACGCTTCCGCGGACTTCCGATCCGCGTGCAGCAGGCGTCCCGCCTTGTCGGCGCCAAGGAACTGGCGCTGACCAAGAAGGAAGTGTCCGAAGGCAAGACCGACATCGTCGTCGGAACCCATGCACTGCTCGGCTCCGGCATCAAGTTTGCCAATCTCGGCCTCCTGATCATCGACGAGGAGCAGCATTTCGGCGTCAAGCACAAGGAGCGGCTGAAGGAACTGAAGTCCGACGTGCATGTGGTGACGCTGTCGGCAACGCCGATCCCGCGCACGCTGCAACTGGCCATGACCGGCGTGCGCGAACTGTCGCTGATCACAACGCCGCCGGTCGACCGTATGGCGGTGCGCACCTTCATCTCGCCGTTCGATCCGCTGGTGATCCGCGAGACGCTGATGCGCGAGCATTATCGTGGCGGCCAGAGCTTCTATGTCTGCCCGCGTCTTGCCGACCTTGCCGATATCCATGCCTTCCTGCAGTCGGACTGCCCCGAGCTGAAGGTAGCCGTCGCCCATGGCCAGATGGTGGCGGGCGAGCTCGAGGACATCATGAACGCCTTCTATGACGGGCGCTACGACGTGCTTCTGTCGACGACCATCGTCGAATCCGGCCTCGACGTGCCGACCGCCAACACGCTGATCGTCCATCGCGCCGACATGTTTGGCCTCGCCCAGCTTTACCAGCTGCGCGGCCGCGTCGGCCGTTCCAAGGTGCGTGCGTTCGCGCTGTTCACGTTGCCGGCCAACAAGACGCTGACGGCGACCGCCGAGCGACGCCTGAAGGTGCTGCAATCGCTTGATACGCTGGGCGCCGGCTTCCAGCTTGCCTCACACGATCTCGATATCCGCGGCGCCGGCAACCTGCTCGGCGAAGAGCAGTCCGGCCATATCAAGGAAGTCGGCTTCGAGCTTTACCAGCAGATGCTGGAAGAGGCCGTCGCCGAGGTGAAGGGCGAGGAAGAAATCCACGACAGCGGCTGGTCGCCGCAGATTTCCGTTGGCACGCCGGTGATGATCCCGGACGAATACGTGCCGGACCTGCACCTGCGTCTCGGCCTCTATCGCCGTCTCGGCGAAATCCGGGACCTGCAGGAAATCGACGCGTTCGGCGCGGAGATGATCGACCGCTTCGGGCCCCTGCCGATCGAGGTCCAGCACCTCCTGAAGATCGTCTACATCAAGGCGCTCTGCCGCAAGGCCAATGTCGAGAAGCTGGAAGCGGGGCCGAAGGGCATCGTTGTGCAGTTCCGCAACAAGGAATTCCCGGATCCGGCCAGCCTTGTCGGCTTCATCGCCAAGCAGGGTTCGATGGCGAAGATCCGTCCGGATCAGAGCGTGTTCTTCCTGCGCGACCTGCCGACCCCGGAAAAGCGCCTTGCCGGCGCCGGCGTCATCATGACCCAGCTGGCGGGGCTGCTGAAGTAGCGTTCCTGTCGTCAGGATTTGTCAGGGCGTCGTCGCTGATGGCGACGGCGGCCTGCGTGTTGGGAGCAACCGGCGGCGGCATGGCGACGCCACGCTTGCGCTCGCGCACCAGCGTGATCAGTCCGGAGCCGACGATCAGGCCGATACCGAGCAGCATCGGCGCGTCGACGCCGTCTCCGAAGATCAGGTAGCCGAGAATGATCGCCCAGATCATCTGGCTGTACTGGATCGGGCTGACGACAGCGGCCGGTGCATAGAAGGTCGCATACATCAGGAGCACGTTGCCTAGCGCTCCGAGGATGCCGTAGCCGAGCAGCAGCAGCCATTCGTTCCCGCCCGGCATAGTGAAGGTCGGCGCCATCACGCCGGCGCAGATGATCAGCGCGCCGAGCGAGCCGGCCCCAAACAGCGAGATGCTCTTTTCCGCCGGGCCGATGCCACGCATGATGACGATGTTGATCGCGGCGGCCAGACCGGCGACGAGGGCGGCGACGTGACCGATGCCGAGCTCTCGAAAGCCGGGGCGCAGGACGACCAGAACGCCGATGAAGCCGAGAATGACGGCGCTCCATCGACGGATTCCGACTTCTTCCTTGAGGAAGATGACCGACATGATGGTGACGAAGGACGGCAGCAGGAAGATCAGCGAGAAGGCTTCCGCCATGGAGAGATGCGTAAACGCCGTGACGCTGGTGATGGCGCCGATCGCCGAACAGACGAAGCGCAACAGCCAGAGCGGCCGGTTGACGCTGCGCACCGTATCCAGCCAGCGATCCGTCCGCTTCTTCAAGAAGGGCAGGGCAAGCAGCGAGAGCAGCGCGCCGAAGAAGGCCGATTCGTAAGGCGGGATGCGGCCTTCGATCAGCTTTACAGAGGCATCGCTGAAGGAGAAGGCGGCAAACGAGCCGAAAGCGATCAGCACGCCCTTGAGGACAAAATCATTGCGCATGGTTCACGGTCACTTGGAAACGGGAGGTTGAGACGTTCAGTCGGTCGGGCGCATCCGTGATCCGTCAGCCGGCGGTCCTCGACATTCGCCGGCTCCTCCCTGCGGCATACGCCGCACCATACCAGCAGGATGTCAAACCTGGCCGCCGCATCCTGTGTGGCGAAAGCGCTCAGACAAGATCTGCTCTAAGACCGCGAGCCTGTTGCGTCAATTCAGATTCGCGCTGCCGCGTTCCTTCTCGGCGGCAATCTGCCGAAAGGCGTTGGCGAGCACCTGTGCGGGCTGGGCACCGCTGACGGCGTATTTCTGGTCGATGATGATGAAGGGAACGCCGCTGACGCCCATCTTCTGCGCCTGCTCAATCTCCTGCTTTATGGTGTCCTTGTCGGCGTCCGAGTAGAGAAGACGCTCGACGACGGCGCGGTCGAGGCCGGCTTGCTGCCCGATATCGAGAAGGACGGCCGGATCGCCGACATTGCGGCCTTCCTCGAAATTCGCCTTGAACAGCAGATCGACGGCCCTGAGATGAACGTCGTTGCCTTCCTGCATCGCCCAGTGGATGAGGCGATGGGCATCGAGCGTATTCGGGCCGATCTTGATTTTGTCGAAGTGGTAGTCGAGCCCGTCTTCCTTGCCGAGCTCCGTCAGCTGGGCATGGGCGCGGTCAAGGGCTTCCTCGCCGCCGAACTTCGCGGCCAGATGCGCGCGCTGATCGACGCCTTCCGGCGGGAAGTCGGGATTGAGCTGGAAGGGACGGAAGGTGACGTCCGCGGCGATGCCCTGCGGTTCGACTTCGGCGAGTGCCTTTTCCAGCCGGGCCTTGCCGAGGTAGCACCAAGGGCAGACGACGTCAGAGACGACATCGATGACGAGCTTTTCCATGAACGGGGTCCTTCCGGCTTTGGCGTTCTGCCAGACCTAGGCCGGAAGGCATCGAACTTCAAGGCGTTACCCCAAGGTAACCACCCGTCTTCCTGCTACTGCGCCCGGGCGTCCCACCATGTCTCGAGCTGATAGCCGTAGAGCGGTGCCTTTTCGACATGGTCTATGAACTTCCAGCGCGCAACCCATTGTTCGCCGACGTAATAGAGCGGGATCACGTAATGGCCGGCGACCAGAAGGCGGTCATAGGCGCGCACTGCGGCGGTGAAATCTTCCTGGCTGCGCGCCTGCAACATCGCGTCGATCATCCGGTCGATATCCGGATCGGCCACGCCGGCATAGTTGAACGTGCCCTCCATGTCCTTCGAAACCGAGCCCCAGCGGTAAAGCTGCTCGGCGCCGGGCGAGAGGGAGGACGGATAGGCCTTGATGATGACGTCGTAGTCGTAGCTGTTGGAACGGCTCTGGTATTGCGCGTCGTCGACGGTGCGGATCGCCATGTTGATGCCGATCAGCTTCAGCGTCCGCTGGTAGGCGAGCGCCATCTTTTCCTGGTCGGCGTTCTGCGTCATCACCTCGAAGGCGAGCGGTTTGCCGTCCGGTCCGACCATCTGCCGGCCCTGGATCGTGTAGCCTGCCTGCTTGAAGAGGTCGACGGCCTTGCGCAGCACCTTTCGGTCGCTGCCCGAGCCGTCCGTGACTGGCATTTCATAGGTGCCGGCGAGAATGGCGGGATCCATCTTGTCCTTGGCCGGGCCGAGCAGCTTCAATTCGCGTTCATCGGCTGCGTGGCCATAGGCGCCAAGATCGGAATTCTGCCAGAAGCTTTCCGTGCGATGGAACTGGTTGCCGTAGAGGTTCTTGTTCATCCACTCGAAATCGAGCGCCCAGGTCAGCGCCTCGCGCAGCGTCTCGTTCTGGAAGAGCGGGCGGCGGAGATTGAAGACGAAGCCGAGCATGCCGGATGGCAGGCCGGGCTTGACGGTCTCCTTGACCACGTCGCCATTCTGGACGGCCGGGAAATCATAGGCGCGGGCCCAGTGGGTGGCGTCACCTTCCGGATAGACGTTGACGTTGCCCTTCTTGAAGGCCTCGAACAGGGTCGCCTGCTGCAGGAAGTATTTGACGGTGATCTTGTCGTAATTGTCGAAACCGACCTTTGCGGGAATGTCCTTGCCCCAGTAATTCGGGTCGCGTTCGTAGACGATCTGCTCGCCCGGCGTGATCGACTTGATCTTGTAGGGCCCGGATCCGACCGGAATGTCGAGCGATGTCTGCTCGAACGTGTCGGCGTTGACCGCATGCTTCGGCAGGATCGGCGACATGGCGATGATCAGTGGCGTCTCGCGGTTCGCCTTGTCGTTGAAGGTGAAACGGACACTGTTCTCGCCGACCTTCTCCATCTTCTCGACTGTCTTCAGCCGGTTGTTGTAGGGCGGGCGACCCTTCTCGGCGAGCAGGTTGAACGAGAAGATCACATCGTCCGCGGTGACCGGCTGTCCGTCCTGCCAATGCGCCTTGGGATTGAGGTTGAATTGGATATAGGTGCGGTCGTCGTCCCACTCGACGCTTTCTGCCAGAAGTCCGTAGAGGCTGAAGGGCTCGTCGGAAGACCGCGTCATCAGCGATTCGTAGAAGAGATTGCCGTATTCCGGGTCCCAGATGCCGCGGGCGGTTGTGCGCATTCCCTTCAGGACGAAGGAGTTCAGGCTGTCGAACGTGCCGACGACGCCATAGGTGATCTCGCCGCCCTTCTTCACATCCGGATTGACGTAAGGGAAGTTCTTGAAGTCGGATGGCAGCGCCGGATCGCCATGCATCGCGATGCCGTGGACTGGCTCGGCATGGCCAAGAGCGGGAGCCAGAAGCATGGAAAGGCAGAGGAGAAGGCGGCGCATTTCACGGTATCCCATAGTGTGCGGACGATTCCCCAGGACGTTACCATGGGCTGCGGCATTTCCAACCTTTGACCTTGCGGAAGCGGCCTTTGTTGGGCCGGAGATCAAAAAATCCGAAAGAAATACTGGATATCGCGATTGTGGCAATGTAACAGGATGAGCGGAAAGACCGGGGTCATCCAATTGCCTTATTTGGGAGACAGGTGATCACCTCATGTGACCCGAGACGCGGAAGGCCGGCAGGAAGCCGCCACCGTTTCAATTTCAGGAGATGGAATTCGTTATGATCTCAATCGCGCGTAAAATTCTTCCGGCCATTGCAGCTACGCTTGCTCTGGGCACTGGCTACGGCGCGCTGCCGGCTGTCGCCCAGGACGCGCCTGCCGCCGGCCAGCCGCCGCTTGGCTGGTTCAAGACCTGCAACAAGCAGGAAGACAACGACATCTGCCTCGTCCAGAACATCGTTCGCGCCAATAACGGCCAGATGCTGACCGCCGTTGCGCTGATCAGCGTCGAAGGCAAGGTGAACCGCAAGCTCTTGCAGGTGTCGGTTCCGTCCGCCCGCCTGATCCAACCGGGTGTGCAGATGCAGATCGACGGCGGCCAGGGCCAGCAGGTTCCCTATGCCGTCTGCCTTCCGGACCGTTGCACGGCCGAGGTTCCGCTGACCGACGCGATGATCGCTTCCTTGAAAAAGGGTGGCGAGGTCGTCTTCACCTCGATCAACTTCCGCCGCGCGCCGAACCCGATCAAGGTCAGCCTCAGCGGTTTCACGGCGGCCTATGATGGCGAGCCGATGTCGGAATCGAAGCTTGCCGAAACCCAGCGCAGCCTTGAGGAAAGCATGCAGAAGAAGGCCGAAGAGGCCCGCAAGAAGCTTGAAGACGCGCAGAACGCCGCCAAGCAGTCCGAAAACAACTGATCGGATCGCCGCGCACGCGCATTTCATCAATGGACCCGGCTCTCGAGCCGGGTTTTTTGTTGTATGAAGGGCGCAGGCCACAGCCCCGCCGTCTCACTGCCGAACTGGAATTGCCATGAACAACAACGTCATCAAATTCGAGCGCCCGAAGAAGCCGAAGGAAAAGCGGCCTATGTCGCCGCGCATGCAGAAGATGCTGATCATCGCCGGCATTATCCTCGGCATTGCCGCGGTCTACACCTATTATGCGCTGACCTTGCCGGGGCAGGCTGGCGTCTGAATTTTTGAGGGAGTTGGCAAGTGGCGACCCCTGCAGGATTCGAACCTGCGACCATCGGCTTAGAAGGCCGGTGCTCTATCCAGCTGAGCTAAGGGGCCGTTTGCCTGGAAAAGCGGTCAAATGGCGATAGTCGCCCGCCGGGCCTCAATGGGTCCAGGGCTGAGTGCGGCTGTAGCGGAAATTGTCCGTGTAGGATAGCGACTTGCGGGTCGCTTCCTTGGGCTGGATCACCCGGTATTCGATCCCCTTGCGCTTGGCGTAGGCTTCGGCTTCTTCCTGCGTTTCGAAGGTCAGCTTGACCTGCTGCAGCATGTCCGATGACGAAGTGTAGCCCATGATCGGATCGATCTTGCGGGCAACGCTCTGATCGAATTCGAGTACCCAGAGATGCGTCTTTGCCTTTCCGGACTGCATGGCGGTCTTGGCGGGACGGTAGATCTTGGCAGACATGGTTCGAACACGCTCCGAATGAAGGTTCCGACGATATTGTTCCACAATTTGAACCGAATGTCTTTCCATTCCGTTCAAGGCGGCTGGTCGGAGTGGAGAGATTCGAACTCCCGACCCTCTGGTCCCAAACCAGATGCGCTACCAGGCTGCGCTACACTCCGTTTGACCAACGAAGCGGGGATACACGTTTCGTTTCCGCGCTGCAATAGCAATTTGAGCTTGTGCATAGACTGGCTGATGCCGGCCGGCGCATTGCTTGACGGGCAGGGCAGAATTGGAAAGGATCGCGTTCCATTCCCTTTCACACCGCCCACTCTTCCAGGACATTCCATGCTTGACCTGATCATCAAGAACACCAATCTTCCCGACGGCCGCACAGGGATCGACATCGGCATTGCGCAGGGCCGGATCGCGGCTGTCGAGGCCGGCATCGAAGCGGACGGCGCCGAGGTCATCGATGCGACGGGGCGGCTGGTCTCGCCACCCTTCGTCGATCCGCATTTTCACATGGATGCCACACTGTCGCTCGGCCTGCCGCGAATGAACGTGTCGGGCACGCTTCTCGAAGGAATCGCGCTTTGGGGAGAGCTGCGGCCGATCCTGACGCGCGAGGCGTTGGTGGAGCGCGCGCTGCGCTACTGCGATCTTGCCGTTTCGCAGGGGCTCCTGTTCATCCGCAGTCACGTCGATACGTCCGATCCGCGACTGGTGACGGTCGAGGCCATGCTGGAGGTGAAGGAGAAGGTAAGGCCCTATA
Proteins encoded in this region:
- the mfd gene encoding transcription-repair coupling factor codes for the protein MIPGFDAKRLAEDASALTVGNVPSGMEPLLIAELARTGKPVAYVVSDGQVVSDLEQMLGFFAPEIPILSLPAWDCLPYDRVSPSADTSARRLSALAGLVAHQKKPHAAIVLVTVNAMLQRLTPAPVIESLTFSARPGNQIRMEAIADRLAANGFERVPTVREVGEFAVRGGILDVYVPGADEPVRLDFFGDTLESIRSFDPASQRTTGQAKSLDLNPMSEVSLTPETISRFRKNYLSLFGAATRDDALYAAISEGRRYAGMEHWLPLFHDELSTVFDYLSGFRIVTDHTALQAAEERFKLIEDYYDARRTTGDSGKAGFSQGTPYKPVPPDMLYLGADQFKAGLDAFGAIRLSPFNEHEGETRPVVNLDAHAGPRWATSALEAKAETDRVNVFDIAVKHIADKRAKGSKVLIAGWSEGSLDRLLQVLDEHGLEKIKPIESFKELGQLKKGEAASTVLSLESGFEVGDVAIIGEQDILGDRMVRRSKRRKRGADFISEVAGLEEGALVVHAQHGIGRFVGLETIQAAGAPHACLLLHYADEAKLYLPVENIELLSRYGSSDGSDAQLDKLGGVAWQARKAKLKKRLLDMAGALIRIAAERVTRHAPALVAPDGIYDEFAARFPYDETEDQLNAIEAVREDLGAGKPMDRLICGDVGFGKTEVALRAAFIAAMNGVQVAVVVPTTLLARQHFKTFSERFRGLPIRVQQASRLVGAKELALTKKEVSEGKTDIVVGTHALLGSGIKFANLGLLIIDEEQHFGVKHKERLKELKSDVHVVTLSATPIPRTLQLAMTGVRELSLITTPPVDRMAVRTFISPFDPLVIRETLMREHYRGGQSFYVCPRLADLADIHAFLQSDCPELKVAVAHGQMVAGELEDIMNAFYDGRYDVLLSTTIVESGLDVPTANTLIVHRADMFGLAQLYQLRGRVGRSKVRAFALFTLPANKTLTATAERRLKVLQSLDTLGAGFQLASHDLDIRGAGNLLGEEQSGHIKEVGFELYQQMLEEAVAEVKGEEEIHDSGWSPQISVGTPVMIPDEYVPDLHLRLGLYRRLGEIRDLQEIDAFGAEMIDRFGPLPIEVQHLLKIVYIKALCRKANVEKLEAGPKGIVVQFRNKEFPDPASLVGFIAKQGSMAKIRPDQSVFFLRDLPTPEKRLAGAGVIMTQLAGLLK
- a CDS encoding extracellular solute-binding protein — encoded protein: MRRLLLCLSMLLAPALGHAEPVHGIAMHGDPALPSDFKNFPYVNPDVKKGGEITYGVVGTFDSLNSFVLKGMRTTARGIWDPEYGNLFYESLMTRSSDEPFSLYGLLAESVEWDDDRTYIQFNLNPKAHWQDGQPVTADDVIFSFNLLAEKGRPPYNNRLKTVEKMEKVGENSVRFTFNDKANRETPLIIAMSPILPKHAVNADTFEQTSLDIPVGSGPYKIKSITPGEQIVYERDPNYWGKDIPAKVGFDNYDKITVKYFLQQATLFEAFKKGNVNVYPEGDATHWARAYDFPAVQNGDVVKETVKPGLPSGMLGFVFNLRRPLFQNETLREALTWALDFEWMNKNLYGNQFHRTESFWQNSDLGAYGHAADERELKLLGPAKDKMDPAILAGTYEMPVTDGSGSDRKVLRKAVDLFKQAGYTIQGRQMVGPDGKPLAFEVMTQNADQEKMALAYQRTLKLIGINMAIRTVDDAQYQSRSNSYDYDVIIKAYPSSLSPGAEQLYRWGSVSKDMEGTFNYAGVADPDIDRMIDAMLQARSQEDFTAAVRAYDRLLVAGHYVIPLYYVGEQWVARWKFIDHVEKAPLYGYQLETWWDARAQ
- a CDS encoding invasion associated locus B family protein codes for the protein MISIARKILPAIAATLALGTGYGALPAVAQDAPAAGQPPLGWFKTCNKQEDNDICLVQNIVRANNGQMLTAVALISVEGKVNRKLLQVSVPSARLIQPGVQMQIDGGQGQQVPYAVCLPDRCTAEVPLTDAMIASLKKGGEVVFTSINFRRAPNPIKVSLSGFTAAYDGEPMSESKLAETQRSLEESMQKKAEEARKKLEDAQNAAKQSENN
- a CDS encoding DMT family transporter; its protein translation is MRNDFVLKGVLIAFGSFAAFSFSDASVKLIEGRIPPYESAFFGALLSLLALPFLKKRTDRWLDTVRSVNRPLWLLRFVCSAIGAITSVTAFTHLSMAEAFSLIFLLPSFVTIMSVIFLKEEVGIRRWSAVILGFIGVLVVLRPGFRELGIGHVAALVAGLAAAINIVIMRGIGPAEKSISLFGAGSLGALIICAGVMAPTFTMPGGNEWLLLLGYGILGALGNVLLMYATFYAPAAVVSPIQYSQMIWAIILGYLIFGDGVDAPMLLGIGLIVGSGLITLVRERKRGVAMPPPVAPNTQAAVAISDDALTNPDDRNATSAAPPAGS
- a CDS encoding DsbA family oxidoreductase translates to MEKLVIDVVSDVVCPWCYLGKARLEKALAEVEPQGIAADVTFRPFQLNPDFPPEGVDQRAHLAAKFGGEEALDRAHAQLTELGKEDGLDYHFDKIKIGPNTLDAHRLIHWAMQEGNDVHLRAVDLLFKANFEEGRNVGDPAVLLDIGQQAGLDRAVVERLLYSDADKDTIKQEIEQAQKMGVSGVPFIIIDQKYAVSGAQPAQVLANAFRQIAAEKERGSANLN
- a CDS encoding ETC complex I subunit, producing MSAKIYRPAKTAMQSGKAKTHLWVLEFDQSVARKIDPIMGYTSSSDMLQQVKLTFETQEEAEAYAKRKGIEYRVIQPKEATRKSLSYTDNFRYSRTQPWTH
- a CDS encoding succinate dehydrogenase assembly factor 2, with amino-acid sequence MTGLSRTSADLDPRRRRILFRCWHRGIREMDLVLGQFAEENIGDLSDDQLDELEVIMKEEDNDLVKWVTGAEATPERMLTPLFSKICSYVPDFDPKTAP